A window of Deltaproteobacteria bacterium contains these coding sequences:
- a CDS encoding ASKHA domain-containing protein, translating into MGKCINHPDRETNYMCSKHGTYLCEECLECRDPNIYCKFRSACPIWYEHKRKLREARQQAALEKAAARRVTFQPQDTTVEVEPGSTLLDAAQKADVHINASCNGKGACGKCKLVLESGTVESEDTPLLTAREKERGYVLACQAKPGEEVVVSIPPEAVERKLKVAGLGNELSAKFKGLVTEIDPMIKEINLTLQPPTLEDSVSDLDRLNRGLKKAGCDISRMNVGLNVMRELSNAMRHENWKVKATVIRKKCSNEILKVAPGNGNEKSLGLAVDVGTTSIVVYLVDMGDGSILAATSGHNKQAACGDDVINRIICAEKNGVNKLSGMVLSTINNLIGEALESAESDYRQIKNVVLSGNTTMTHLLLKIEPRYIRREPYIPTASEFPFFKAGEIGIKADPIAAVFIMPGPASYVGGDIVSGMLYSGLHREEPLTLFIDVGTNGEIVLGNRDWLMTAACSAGPAFEGGGIRWGMRAEEGAIEKITIDPDTRAPSYETVENAPARGICGSGMIDLISEMLLKGIIDPNGKFKLDESHPRMKRENDQKAYIIAPMQDTQMDEDIIFTETDINSLMMSKAAVYAGFTVLLNQAGLDFAMVDRIWISGGFGQYLDIDKAVTIGLLPDIDRSKFKYLGNSSIGGAYLALLSDEYRHEARDISNSMTYIDFSSNSGFMDEYTSALFLPHTNIDAFPSVKTAA; encoded by the coding sequence ATGGGAAAATGCATCAATCATCCGGATCGTGAAACCAATTACATGTGCTCCAAACACGGCACCTATCTTTGCGAAGAGTGTCTCGAATGCCGCGATCCCAATATTTACTGTAAATTCCGCAGCGCCTGCCCCATTTGGTATGAGCACAAACGCAAGCTGAGAGAGGCCCGTCAACAAGCGGCATTGGAGAAGGCAGCTGCCCGTCGGGTGACCTTTCAGCCTCAAGATACAACCGTTGAGGTCGAACCGGGATCGACGCTGCTGGACGCCGCCCAAAAAGCGGATGTCCACATCAACGCCTCCTGCAACGGCAAAGGCGCCTGCGGCAAATGCAAGCTGGTTTTGGAATCCGGGACTGTGGAATCGGAAGACACCCCCCTTCTCACGGCCCGGGAAAAGGAAAGAGGATATGTACTGGCTTGTCAGGCAAAACCGGGCGAAGAGGTCGTCGTCAGTATTCCGCCCGAAGCGGTGGAGCGAAAACTGAAAGTTGCCGGTCTCGGGAATGAATTGTCCGCCAAATTCAAAGGGCTGGTCACGGAAATCGACCCCATGATCAAAGAGATCAACTTGACGCTCCAGCCGCCGACCCTGGAAGACTCGGTCAGTGATCTGGACAGGCTCAACCGGGGCCTGAAAAAGGCCGGCTGCGATATCAGCCGTATGAATGTCGGGCTGAACGTCATGCGCGAGCTTTCCAATGCCATGCGCCACGAAAATTGGAAGGTCAAGGCAACGGTCATTCGAAAAAAATGCTCCAACGAAATCCTGAAGGTCGCTCCCGGCAACGGCAATGAAAAATCGCTGGGCCTTGCCGTCGACGTCGGCACCACCTCAATCGTCGTCTACCTGGTAGACATGGGAGACGGCTCCATTCTGGCCGCCACCTCAGGCCATAACAAGCAGGCCGCCTGCGGGGACGACGTGATCAACCGCATTATCTGTGCAGAAAAAAACGGGGTCAACAAGCTCAGCGGCATGGTCTTGTCCACCATCAACAACCTGATCGGCGAAGCGCTGGAAAGCGCCGAAAGCGACTACCGGCAGATTAAAAATGTCGTCCTGTCCGGCAACACCACCATGACGCATCTGCTGCTCAAGATCGAACCGCGCTACATCCGCCGGGAACCTTACATCCCCACTGCCTCGGAATTCCCCTTCTTCAAAGCCGGGGAGATCGGCATCAAAGCCGATCCAATTGCCGCGGTTTTCATCATGCCCGGTCCCGCCAGCTACGTCGGCGGAGACATCGTTTCAGGAATGCTATATTCCGGCCTTCACCGTGAAGAGCCGCTGACGTTGTTCATCGATGTCGGAACCAACGGCGAAATTGTGCTGGGAAACAGGGACTGGCTGATGACGGCGGCCTGCTCGGCAGGCCCGGCCTTCGAGGGGGGCGGCATCCGTTGGGGCATGCGGGCCGAGGAAGGCGCCATCGAAAAAATCACCATCGACCCCGACACCCGTGCGCCATCCTATGAAACCGTCGAAAATGCCCCCGCCAGGGGAATTTGCGGATCGGGGATGATCGACCTGATTTCGGAAATGCTGCTCAAAGGCATCATCGATCCCAATGGTAAATTCAAACTGGACGAGAGCCACCCGAGAATGAAGCGCGAAAACGATCAGAAAGCCTATATCATTGCCCCTATGCAAGATACGCAGATGGACGAGGACATCATCTTCACGGAAACCGACATCAACAGCCTCATGATGAGCAAGGCGGCTGTATATGCCGGCTTTACGGTACTGCTCAATCAGGCCGGCCTCGATTTTGCCATGGTCGACCGCATCTGGATCTCCGGCGGATTCGGGCAGTACCTCGATATCGACAAAGCCGTTACCATCGGACTGCTGCCGGACATCGACCGCAGCAAATTCAAATATCTGGGCAACAGTTCCATCGGCGGCGCATATTTGGCGCTGTTGAGCGACGAATACCGGCATGAAGCGCGTGATATCTCAAACAGCATGACCTATATCGATTTTTCCAGCAACAGCGGATTCATGGATGAATACACGTCGGCGCTTTTTTTGCCGCACACCAATATCGATGCCTTTCCCAGCGTGAAAACAGCAGCCTGA
- a CDS encoding universal stress protein, with the protein MVPAIKRILYATDLSDTARHAVRYACSLGHQYKAEVTLLHIIPDIVEEISMGTGINLAEHMGKKEWESFNIKGIEAAKKTVHERISETSRKVAREIPHCPLNEKNVEIRVGNPVEQILTTARQGNYDLIIMGTHGHGKLGQAVIGSVAADVIRRCSRPVMVVRLPENENTANVISPAEEERPTNNNKKAA; encoded by the coding sequence ATGGTGCCTGCTATCAAACGCATTCTTTACGCCACGGATCTGTCCGACACAGCTCGCCACGCTGTCCGCTACGCCTGCAGCCTCGGCCACCAGTATAAAGCCGAGGTCACCCTGCTGCACATCATTCCGGACATCGTGGAAGAGATATCCATGGGAACGGGCATAAATCTGGCCGAACACATGGGAAAAAAAGAGTGGGAGTCTTTCAACATCAAAGGCATTGAAGCCGCCAAGAAAACCGTGCACGAACGGATCAGCGAAACCTCGCGCAAAGTGGCTCGTGAAATCCCCCACTGCCCGTTGAACGAAAAAAACGTGGAGATCCGTGTGGGCAATCCAGTGGAGCAAATCTTGACGACGGCGCGTCAGGGGAACTATGACCTGATCATCATGGGGACCCATGGCCACGGAAAGCTCGGCCAGGCCGTCATCGGCAGTGTTGCCGCAGACGTTATCCGCAGGTGTTCCCGGCCGGTCATGGTGGTGCGGTTGCCCGAAAACGAAAACACCGCCAACGTCATATCGCCGGCTGAGGAAGAACGTCCGACCAATAACAATAAAAAAGCAGCTTGA
- a CDS encoding thioredoxin family protein, with the protein MATLKLSSLEKFKTLVGHGITLVDFNAPWCAPCHAQEPVLDKIEKIFKGKATFTKINIDKNQKVAVQLGIQSIPTLVVYREGEEIARLIGLQDAPTLQRILADIVT; encoded by the coding sequence ATGGCGACCCTTAAATTATCATCCCTTGAAAAATTTAAAACCCTGGTCGGACATGGCATCACCCTGGTTGATTTCAATGCGCCATGGTGTGCGCCTTGCCATGCCCAGGAACCGGTTCTCGATAAAATTGAAAAAATTTTTAAAGGCAAAGCAACCTTTACCAAGATAAACATCGACAAAAACCAGAAAGTGGCTGTCCAACTCGGGATTCAAAGCATCCCCACCCTTGTTGTTTACAGGGAAGGTGAAGAAATCGCCCGTCTGATTGGACTTCAAGATGCCCCTACCCTGCAACGCATATTAGCGGACATTGTCACCTAA
- a CDS encoding sigma 54-interacting transcriptional regulator: MQEQTHQVWNLQILNQIINSMADGVFTMDTQGRISSWNRSMERISGYTAGEALGRPCRLLQCSRCFGKSCPSDIEKCKIVEHGKSEAKECLLRHKDGHDVPVIKNASAVRDENNAIIGVVETVTDLSELNKAREKALEAELRLKDVYRLGNIIGKSSALRRVFDSIKAAAASDATILVTGESGTGKELAANAIHYNSERSEGPFITVNCSALSESLLESELFGHVKGAYTGAIRDRAGRFEQADGGTVFLDEIGELSPLIQVKLLRVLQERKIERVGESRERKVDIRVITATHQDLMECVRKGTFREDLYYRLKVFPVFMPPLRERKEDIPALANHFIDKLNGKTNKSIKGLSQASMRLFMDYAWPGNVRELENAIEHAFVLCNDGQIGSLDLPIEIRRPDYSDACSQPVPKPPGAPVRRKKLSRQILLELLDQCEWNKAEVARRVGLSRTSIWQYMKKWEIPLRKEEETHFLSNL, encoded by the coding sequence ATGCAGGAACAAACGCATCAGGTCTGGAATCTTCAGATTCTCAACCAGATCATCAATTCCATGGCGGATGGTGTTTTTACGATGGATACCCAAGGCCGGATTTCATCTTGGAACAGGTCCATGGAGCGTATCAGCGGATATACGGCGGGAGAGGCGTTGGGCCGACCCTGCAGATTGCTGCAATGCAGCCGCTGTTTTGGGAAAAGCTGTCCGTCCGACATCGAGAAGTGTAAAATTGTCGAGCACGGAAAATCAGAGGCCAAGGAGTGCCTATTACGGCACAAGGATGGGCATGATGTTCCGGTGATTAAAAATGCCAGTGCGGTAAGAGACGAAAACAACGCCATCATCGGTGTGGTCGAAACGGTAACCGATTTGAGTGAGCTCAACAAAGCGCGTGAAAAGGCACTTGAGGCTGAACTGCGGCTGAAGGATGTTTATCGCCTGGGCAACATCATCGGCAAAAGCAGCGCCCTGCGCAGGGTTTTTGATTCCATCAAGGCGGCGGCGGCGAGCGATGCCACCATTCTCGTCACCGGTGAAAGCGGCACCGGCAAAGAGCTGGCGGCCAACGCCATCCATTACAACAGTGAACGCAGCGAGGGGCCGTTTATAACGGTGAACTGCAGCGCCCTGTCGGAATCGCTTCTGGAAAGTGAGTTGTTCGGGCATGTCAAGGGCGCTTACACCGGCGCCATTCGTGACCGGGCCGGCCGGTTCGAACAGGCCGATGGTGGGACGGTTTTTCTCGATGAGATCGGTGAATTGAGCCCGCTGATCCAAGTCAAGCTCCTGAGGGTTTTGCAGGAACGGAAAATTGAGCGCGTCGGTGAATCAAGGGAGCGCAAGGTTGACATTCGTGTGATTACGGCGACACATCAGGACCTGATGGAGTGTGTGCGCAAGGGGACCTTCAGGGAGGATTTATATTACCGGCTCAAGGTCTTTCCTGTCTTTATGCCGCCGCTCAGGGAGAGGAAGGAAGATATACCGGCACTTGCGAATCATTTTATAGACAAGCTGAACGGCAAAACAAATAAATCCATAAAAGGCCTGTCCCAAGCGTCCATGCGTTTGTTCATGGATTACGCCTGGCCCGGTAATGTCCGTGAATTGGAAAACGCCATTGAACACGCCTTTGTGCTTTGCAACGACGGCCAGATCGGATCGTTGGACTTGCCAATAGAAATCAGGCGGCCTGATTATTCCGACGCCTGTTCTCAACCGGTTCCCAAACCACCGGGGGCACCCGTAAGACGAAAAAAACTTTCCAGGCAGATTCTGCTGGAACTCCTCGATCAATGTGAGTGGAACAAGGCCGAAGTCGCCCGCCGTGTGGGATTGAGCCGTACATCCATTTGGCAGTATATGAAAAAATGGGAAATCCCTCTCCGAAAAGAGGAGGAAACTCATTTTCTTTCGAATCTATAG
- the trxA gene encoding thioredoxin, with product METKQLTNAEEFENSIKKGVTLIDFNAPWCGPCRAQEPIINQLVEDFAGKATVAEMNIDENQETAVRLGIQSIPTIALFKDGVEVKRFVGLQSAQTLASAIENHLQ from the coding sequence GTGGAAACCAAACAGCTGACGAATGCAGAAGAATTTGAAAATTCAATTAAAAAAGGGGTGACTCTCATCGATTTCAATGCACCCTGGTGCGGGCCCTGTCGTGCCCAGGAGCCCATCATCAACCAGCTGGTGGAAGACTTTGCGGGCAAAGCGACCGTGGCTGAAATGAACATCGATGAAAACCAGGAAACAGCCGTAAGGCTCGGAATCCAAAGTATTCCCACGATAGCGCTTTTTAAGGACGGGGTCGAAGTTAAACGCTTTGTCGGCCTTCAAAGCGCCCAAACGCTCGCAAGCGCCATCGAAAATCATTTGCAGTAG
- a CDS encoding zinc ribbon domain-containing protein codes for MPIYEYRCENCQHEFEKLMFQGDEERIRCPECGETKTTRVLSATSFMSGSGLGACVSGSSSGFS; via the coding sequence ATGCCCATTTATGAATATCGTTGTGAAAATTGCCAGCATGAATTTGAAAAGTTGATGTTTCAAGGTGACGAGGAAAGGATTCGATGCCCTGAATGCGGTGAAACAAAAACAACCCGCGTGCTGAGCGCCACCAGTTTCATGAGCGGTTCCGGTTTGGGGGCCTGCGTTTCCGGATCGTCATCGGGCTTCTCGTGA
- a CDS encoding 4Fe-4S dicluster domain-containing protein, translated as MPKEISRRSFLKGSLVAACATCASQVPLPASARMKSGQELATLIDIRKCIGCEACVEACREVNDFKYPEPEKPFPKMYPNRVKVADWSDEEGREVRDRLTPYNWLTIQWATVEVDGEETELSFPRRCMHCQNPPCADLCPWGAASKLENGITLIHSDICLGGKKCQVACPWDIPQRQTGVGLYLDILPSLAGNGVMYKCDRCYNRIAEGEMPACIEACPEEVQIIGPRDEIVAEAHRLKKEEGVYIYGETENGGTNTLYVSPVPFETLNQAIGKGPGRPHFNKVENKMAHADNLAKAMLIAPFAGLTAAVGRVYKASKKLDDKTGDIS; from the coding sequence ATGCCGAAAGAAATATCGAGAAGATCGTTTCTAAAAGGGTCTTTGGTGGCGGCCTGCGCTACCTGCGCATCGCAGGTCCCGCTGCCGGCATCGGCTAGAATGAAAAGCGGACAGGAGTTGGCCACTCTCATCGACATCCGCAAATGTATCGGGTGCGAGGCCTGTGTGGAGGCCTGTCGCGAGGTCAACGACTTTAAATACCCTGAACCTGAAAAGCCTTTTCCCAAGATGTATCCCAACCGGGTCAAGGTGGCGGACTGGTCCGACGAAGAGGGGCGGGAAGTTCGGGACCGGCTGACACCCTACAACTGGCTGACCATCCAGTGGGCCACGGTCGAAGTGGACGGCGAAGAAACGGAGCTTTCCTTTCCACGGAGATGCATGCATTGCCAGAATCCGCCCTGTGCCGACCTGTGCCCCTGGGGCGCCGCAAGCAAACTGGAAAACGGGATCACCCTGATTCATTCGGATATCTGTCTGGGCGGGAAAAAATGTCAGGTGGCCTGCCCATGGGACATTCCCCAGCGCCAAACCGGTGTCGGACTTTATCTTGATATCCTGCCCAGCCTGGCGGGCAACGGTGTGATGTACAAATGCGACCGCTGCTACAACCGCATTGCCGAAGGAGAGATGCCGGCCTGTATCGAAGCGTGTCCAGAAGAAGTGCAGATTATCGGGCCAAGGGATGAAATCGTGGCAGAGGCCCACCGACTGAAAAAAGAAGAGGGTGTCTACATTTACGGTGAGACCGAAAACGGTGGCACCAACACCCTGTATGTGTCACCGGTTCCCTTCGAAACCCTCAACCAGGCCATTGGCAAAGGTCCGGGTCGCCCCCATTTCAACAAGGTCGAGAACAAAATGGCGCATGCCGACAACCTGGCCAAGGCCATGCTGATAGCACCTTTTGCCGGGCTGACGGCAGCCGTTGGGCGCGTTTACAAAGCCTCAAAAAAACTTGATGACAAAACGGGAGACATATCATGA
- a CDS encoding FeS-binding protein encodes MTLATTPKAFAEQRFFKPFYFLLLFVMGLTGFGQMPIFKRYYIADIPGLAWLANFYTTHYIHYIGAASLFGFFVYAVVVYFGLMRKRFRLTWAAYVRIALLALIAVTGIFRVLKNLPDVVFLPKFTMVIDISHLAFMMFLMVAGIVFIIIKKGWLVSK; translated from the coding sequence ATGACATTAGCGACAACGCCTAAAGCGTTTGCCGAACAAAGATTTTTCAAGCCGTTTTATTTCCTGCTGCTGTTTGTCATGGGCTTGACCGGTTTCGGCCAGATGCCGATATTCAAACGCTACTACATTGCCGATATTCCCGGGTTGGCGTGGTTGGCGAATTTCTATACCACCCACTATATCCATTATATAGGCGCCGCCAGTCTCTTTGGATTTTTTGTTTATGCCGTGGTCGTTTATTTCGGATTGATGCGTAAGCGCTTTCGGCTGACCTGGGCGGCCTATGTCAGGATTGCATTGCTGGCGTTGATTGCGGTTACCGGTATTTTCCGTGTCCTTAAAAATTTGCCGGATGTGGTTTTTTTACCCAAATTTACCATGGTGATCGACATCTCCCATTTGGCCTTCATGATGTTTCTGATGGTTGCCGGCATTGTTTTCATCATCATCAAAAAAGGCTGGCTGGTCAGTAAATAG
- a CDS encoding OsmC family protein: protein MESMEVYFPGGKKVNAIYKGFTIETDQSKDEGGDGSASEPYSLFLASIGTCAGVYVVYFCQERGIDTSNIKMKLDFERNEEKHLTTAVHIHFDLPADFPPKYKAAVVKAAQLCTVKRNILDPPQFTVSATIRDNS from the coding sequence ATGGAATCTATGGAAGTATATTTTCCCGGAGGTAAGAAGGTCAATGCCATTTACAAAGGCTTTACCATTGAAACCGACCAATCCAAGGATGAGGGAGGTGATGGAAGCGCATCCGAGCCCTACAGTCTCTTTCTCGCTTCTATCGGCACATGCGCAGGGGTTTATGTGGTCTACTTCTGCCAGGAACGCGGCATTGACACATCAAATATCAAAATGAAGCTTGACTTCGAGAGAAACGAAGAGAAACACTTGACCACGGCGGTTCACATCCATTTCGACCTGCCGGCGGACTTTCCGCCGAAATACAAAGCGGCGGTGGTTAAAGCGGCCCAATTGTGCACGGTAAAAAGAAACATCCTCGATCCGCCGCAGTTTACCGTTTCCGCGACCATCCGAGATAACTCCTAA